Proteins from a genomic interval of Plasmodium berghei ANKA genome assembly, chromosome: 6:
- a CDS encoding ATP-dependent DNA/RNA helicase PSH2, putative codes for MIRVKNGMNTLIDIQNINHSIHLSIIDMNVLSKSLKSGKKISRNINLNGTVCNNFLENYNYSNLIERKNGIVSKDSRFGGKEYIKSYGYGWKNDMLRNTYRICYNNKIIKILSIGYYTEANNNKGDYKNKNTVFEENQLNSNEYEKQNSPRVNNVNDKNIFNNEDNKILNRHEHVGVSILNVDEEIINNLKFILKINKLYMYQYIVFNEIVVKNCKHLLIYNKTGTGKTLCYLLPLIQKIINNKFDCNRNVLILTQNIYLCKQLYIYILSIYPNLNVCILSDENDSFSNMKKMRSSVVVKNNIINKEGFNTDIQIENSGIHFYLCTPNKFESYIKNYKNKKKNDKNIMNNVLNCVNTIVVDEFDYIVENRRFIFNFLFYYSSKNGLSSIENEIDKKENNNNYDNLNYKDFNMYLFTANINELMMKKINEHLFDFIFFDFVNGIKETIKNKENENIISCNSNKNKKDNSFQLLSKENKKYSLCNLNISHFICKINTPSKYKYVPYFLNIFFFNQKGLSNKNQSMLERKKQFNDIDKEEYDSNKLISDYMNKNTSTIIEDGEKINKCIIFSNSKDEVENLYENAFLKPHAVMIHSDLLTAQKNENINLFKLGKKNILITTDIVSRGLDIENVVFILNYSPPVSPNDYVHRSGRTGRGKEKGVCLTIYHKYEYRNLEKVIKYTKNNFQAILCPHRDEVYKFSVDILTDTIMKIPPEKYEFLHNKSKELFETYNTRIIAQILSILLKFDKKGQNISLLSGKKNYTSVLIKDPFFELIKNKDDIINILKATIGSGNFSSIVGDIAKCDEGYIADICSSSVNKIINLFNNSNSHYRNKGVEISTIIELPQIVREKKNVMKKSKKTPWIKYKLQRKKIIILGRKEDKYKKKGIVEFIKDINRPI; via the exons ATGATACGAGTGAAAAATGGCATGAACACGCTTATTGATATACAAAACATTAATCATTCAATTCATTTATCAATTATTGATATGAATGTGTTGAGTAAAAGTTTAAAAAGCGGGAAGAAAATAAGccgaaatataaatttaaatggaACAGTTtgcaataattttttggaaaattataattattcaaatttaATTGAAAGGAAAAATGGTATAGTAAGTAAAGATTCAAGATTTGGTGGAAAGGAGTATATTAAGAGTTATGGTTATGGATGGAAAAATGATATGCTCAGGAATACATATAGAAtttgttataataataaaattataaaaatattatctaTAGGGTATTATACTGAagcaaataataataaaggggattataagaataaaaacACGGTTTTTGAGGAGAATCAATTAAATAGTAACGAATATGAAAAGCAGAACTCTCCACGAgtaaataatgtaaatgataaaaatatatttaataatgaagataacaaaatattaaacaGACACGAACATGTAGGCGTAAGTATATTAAATGTTGATGAAGAAATTATTAACAACCTAAAATTTatcttaaaaataaataaattatatatgtatcaATATATCGTATTTAATGAAATTgttgtaaaaaattgtaagcatttacttatatataataaaacagGAACAGGAAAAACtttatgttatttattaccattaatacaaaaaataataaataataaatttgattGCAATAGAAATGTATTAATACTtacacaaaatatatatttatgtaaacagttatatatttatattttgtctATATACCCTAATTTAAATGTGTGTATATTAAGTGATGAAAATGATTCTTTTAGtaatatgaaaaagatGAGATCAAGTGTTgttgttaaaaataatattataaataaggAAGGGTTTAATACAGATATCCAAATAGAAAACAGTggaatacatttttatttatgtacaCCTAACAAGTTTGAGagttatataaaaaattataaaaacaaaaaaaaaaatgataaaaacaTTATGAACAATGTTTTGAATTGTGTTAATACTATTGTTGTTGATGAGTTTGACTATATTGTAGAAAATAGaagatttatatttaattttttattttattattcttcAAAAAATGGATTAAGTTCCATAGAGAATGAAATAGATAAGAAAGAGAACAATAACaattatgataatttaaattataaagattttaatatgtatttatttacagctaatataaatgaattaatgatgaaaaaaataaatgaacatttgtttgattttattttttttgattttgtTAATGGTATTAAAGAAAcgattaaaaataaagaaaatgaaaatataatttcgTGTAACtcgaataaaaataagaagGATAATTCATTTCAATTATTAagtaaagaaaataaaaagtatagCTTAtgtaatttaaatatttctcattttatatgcaaaataaatactccatcaaaatataaatatgttccctattttttaaatatatttttttttaaccaAAAAGgtttatcaaataaaaatcaaagTATGCTTGAGCggaaaaaacaatttaatgATATAGATAAAGAGGAATATGATAGTAATAAGTTGATTTCtgattatatgaataaaaatacatctACAATTATTGAAGATggtgaaaaaataaacaaatgtataattttttcgaaCTCAAAAGACGAg gTGGAAAATTTGTACGAAAATGCATTTTTGAAACCCCATGCAGTTATGATACATTCAGATTTGTTGACagcacaaaaaaatgaaaatataaatttatttaaattaggaaaaaaaaatatacttatTACAACAGATATAGTGAGTAGAGGATTGGATATAGAGAATGTTGTTTTCATCTTAAATTATTCCCCACCAGTGTCCCCAAATGATTATGTACATAG aTCTGGACGAACTGGAAGAGGGAAGGAAAAAGGAGTTTGCCTAACAATTTAccataaatatgaatatcgaaatttagaaaaagttataaaatatacaaaaaacaattttcaGGCTATTCTATGCCCACATAGAGATGAAGTATACAAATTTTCCGTAGATATATTAACAG ACacaataatgaaaatacctcccgaaaaatatgaatttcttcataataaatcaaaagaattatttgaaacatataatacaaGAATAATAGCTCAAATATTgtctattttattaaaattcgATAAAAAAGGgcaaaatatttctttgttATCAGGAAAGAAAAATTACACCTCTGTTTTGATTAAAGATCCATTTTTTGAG ctCATTAAGAATAAAGatgatattattaatatactGAAAGCTACAATCGGGAGTGGAAACTTTTCAAGC ATTGTCGGAGATATAGCAAAATGTGATGAAGGCTACATTGCAGATATTTGTAGTAGCTctgttaataaaattataaatttatttaacaaTTCAAATTCACACTACAGAAATAAAGGGGTAGAGATTAGTACAATAATAGAGTTGCCTCAAATTGTTcgagagaaaaaaaatgtcatGAAGAAGAGCAAAAAAACACCCTGGATAAAATA TAAATTACAAAGAAAGAAGATTATAATTTTAGGAAGAAAGGAggataaatataagaaGAAAGGAATCGTCGAATTCATAAAAGACATAAACAGACCCATTTAG